The Salvia splendens isolate huo1 chromosome 21, SspV2, whole genome shotgun sequence genome includes a window with the following:
- the LOC121784945 gene encoding wall-associated receptor kinase-like 1, with protein MSPLQLISIFLLLPPLILSAALHAKHGCPDQCGDMVIPYPFGVGTNCSHNSYFEINCDSSTDPPKAYLSINNIKKEVIEFNQTYIRIKSPFMLSACYDQSTGKRHSMTMNLSETPYMLSDGNVLTAIGCDDMVLHSNGTYDYGGCSAFCAEKSDAGFGDCHYNGCCYQQLYTGTTFLEAELIDVSGKSLREKLFPCSYAFIQEAKWNETIFSYPLYYLNNSTALVNDDWASATRPPVVRLDWLVGAENCSRSKNSSTYACIHEKSVCVDYTYTYFGVKGYTCSCVQGYEGNPYLQGGCQNISSSSSIAKHGCMDQCGKVSIPFPFGVGPNCSLGPSFEVVCKKDTNPAKPYLRLLNIEIVELNSSKIIVSYMNLSSNCNNWTDYQVEPRLTINLMETQYRFSDDNWITAIGCNVMAVGVIRERKQSSIRSSCAAICSDFYDGRDYRVCDYGQTSFAGDGCCRVPIPRGTTYLESNLTDVNERTSSNISCSYSFIEYTEKMNANDRYTRVFRFMNYSNPIQLDVRPSMAFDWRIGALNCKEARQDLANFVCQENSNCVDLDATLGGYLCNCSKGYTGNPYLSPGCKDIDECADDSTNKCASNSICMNGPGTFDCFCPKGYIGDGKRDGTGCIHQPPSRIKMLILFTGMGSGLRFLPVFFWLYKVLQKRKEKMIKHKVYKDALGKTKVFTPKELEVATDHFNENRIIGQGGQGTVYKGMLYDGKIVAIKKSKLVEENQLEEFINEVVILSQINHRNVVKLLGCCFETKVPLLVYEFMPNGTLFDLIHDPSSEFPCTWNMRLKMAADIAGAVAYLHSASSVPIYHRDIKSSNILLDEKYVVKVSDFGTSRSVATDQTHLTTLVKGTFGYLDPEYFRSSQFTEKSDVYSFGVVLVELLTGQRPISLDKTEEEIGLAARFLVCMQEGRMDTILDPQVRERGRKEEVTLVAKLAQRCLNLKGIMRPTMKEVATELESFRMSEMSSGVNVESEDVRSFEDMSAMISDSEYTWTNSYKSAFTSSSDTHPLVLSESAS; from the exons ATGTCACCTCTGCAACTCATCTCTATCTTCCTACTTCTCCCACCACTAATACTCTCCGCCGCTCTACATGCCAAACATGGATGCCCAGACCAGTGTGGAGATATGGTGATTCCATATCCATTTGGGGTTGGGACAAATTGCAGCCACAACTCATATTTTGAGATCAACTGCGATTCTTCCACTGACCCTCCAAAAGCTTACCTCTCCATTAATAATATTAAGAAAGAAGTGATTGAGTTCAATCAAACTTACATTCGGATCAAAAGCCCCTTCATGCTTTCAGCTTGCTATGATCAGTCAACGGGCAAACGACATAGTATGACTATGAACTTGTCGGAAACTCCCTATATGCTTTCGGATGGAAACGTGCTCACTGCCATCGGGTGTGATGATATGGTGCTGCACTCCAACGGAACTTATGACTACGGCGGCTGCTCGGCGTTTTGTGCAGAAAAGAGTGATGCCGGCTTCGGAGATTGCCACTATAATGGCTGTTGCTATCAACAACTATACACCG GAACAACTTTCTTGGAAGCAGAACTTATTGACGTGAGCGGAAAATCACTACGTGAAAAGCTTTTCCCATGCAGCTATGCCTTCATCCAGGAGGCAAAATGGAATGAAACCATATTTTCATATCCATTGTACTACCTCAATAACTCAACGGCATTGGTAAACGATGATTGGGCATCTGCAACAAGGCCACCGGTAGTGCGCTTGGACTGGCTCGTTGGGGCTGAGAACTGCAGCCGATCTAAGAATTCCAGCACTTACGCATGCATACACGAAAAGAGTGTTTGTGTTGATTATACATATACCTATTTCGGTGTTAAAGGATATACATGTAGCTGCGTGCAAGGGTACGAGGGAAATCCTTACTTACAGGGAGGATGCCAGA ATATTTCCTCTTCAAGTTCAATTGCCAAACATGGATGCATGGATCAATGCGGGAAAGTATCGATTCCATTTCCATTTGGTGTGGGTCCAAATTGCTCCTTGGGGCCATCTTTTGAAGTTGTTTGCAAGAAGGACACCAACCCCGCGAAACCCTACCTCCGTCTTTTGAACATTGAAATCGTTGAGCTGAACTCATCGAAAATTATTGTCAGCTACATGAACCTATCTTCAAATTGCAACAATTGGACAGACTATCAAGTTGAGCCAAGATTAACAATTAACTTGATGGAAACGCAATATAGATTTTCAGATGACAACTGGATCACCGCCATTGGCTGCAATGTTATGGCTGTCGGGGTTATTAGAGAACGTAAACAAAGTTCTATTCGCAGCAGCTGCGCAGCCATTTGCTCTGACTTCTATGATGGCAGAGATTACAGAGTGTGCGATTATGGGCAAACATCTTTTGCAGGAGATGGTTGTTGCAGAGTTCCAATTCCAAGAG GTACAACTTACCTTGAATCAAATTTGACTGATGTCAATGAACGGACAAGTTCCAATATTTCTTGCAGCTACTCCTTCATTGAATACACTGAAAAAATGAATGCAAATGATCGTTATACTAGGGTATTCAGGTTTATGAATTACTCAAACCCGATCCAACTTGATGTTCGGCCGAGCATGGCATTTGATTGGAGGATTGGAGCGTTGAATTGCAAAGAAGCACGGCAGGATCTTGCTAACTTCGTATGCCAAGAGAATAGTAATTGTGTTGATTTAGATGCTACGCTTGGAGGGTACCTCTGCAACTGCTCCAAAGGATACACAGGCAATCCCTACCTCAGTCCAGGGTGCAAAG aTATTGATGAATGCGCTGATGATTCAACTAATAAATGCGCCTCAAATTCTATTTGCATGAATGGTCCGGGGACTTTTGATTGCTTTTGTCCGAAAGGGTATATTGGTGATGGGAAAAGAGATGGCACAGGTTGCATTCACCAGCCGCCATCCAGAATCAAGATGCTTATCTTATTCACAG GTATGGGCTCTGGATTGAGGTTTCTACCTGTGTTCTTTTGGCTGTATAAAgttttgcaaaagagaaaggaaaaaatGATTAAACATAAAGTGTATAAAGACGCACTTGGAAAAACAAAAGTTTTTACCCCAAAGGAGTTGGAGGTAGCTACGGATCACTTTAATGAGAACAGAATTATTGGCCAAGGAGGGCAAGGCACAGTCTACAAAGGAATGTTATATGATGGTAAGATTGTTGcgataaaaaaatcaaagttgGTCGAGGAGAATCAATTGGAGGAGTTTATAAATGAGGTGGTGATACTATCACAGATCAATCATAGGAATGTGGTCAAGCTATTGGGGTGTTGTTTTGAGACTAAGGTTCCTCTTCTTGTCTACGAATTCATGCCAAACGGGACACTTTTTGATCTAATTCATGATCCAAGTAGTGAATTTCCATGTACATGGAACATGCGTTTGAAAATGGCAGCAGATATAGCAGGTGCGGTAGCGTACTTACACTCTGCATCTTCTGTGCCTATCTATCACAGGGACATCAAGTCTAGTAATATCCTCCTAGATGAAAAGTATGTTGTCAAAGTATCAGATTTTGGGACTTCGAGGTCCGTTGCTACAGATCAAACTCACTTAACTACTCTGGTTAAAGGGACGTTTGGATATTTAGATCCTGAATATTTTCGATCAAGTCAATTCACAGAAAAGAGCGATGTTTATAGTTTTGGGGTAGTACTTGTTGAGCTTCTTACGGGGCAAAGACCAATATCTCTTGATAAAACAGAAGAGGAAATAGGCCTAGCGGCACGGTTCCTTGTATGCATGCAAGAAGGACGTATGGACACGATTTTAGATCCGCAAGTTCGTGAGCGAGGAAGAAAGGAAGAGGTGACCCTAGTTGCGAAGCTTGCACAAAGATGTTTAAACTTGAAAGGAATAATGAGACCAACTATGAAAGAAGTTGCTACTGAATTGGAAAGTTTTAGGATGTCTGAAATGTCGAGTGGTGTTAATGTTGAATCCGAAGATGTGAGATCTTTTGAAGATATGTCTGCGATGATTTCAGACAGTGAGTACACATGGACGAACAGTTATAAGAGTGCTTTCACATCATCATCAGACACACATCCGTTAGTGTTATCTGAAAGTGCATCATAA